Proteins from one Candidatus Zixiibacteriota bacterium genomic window:
- a CDS encoding flagellar FliJ family protein yields the protein MKKFQFRLEKIKKLREDSKRQAQRDFAQAKLEELQEQRVLEKLEEEARLRRLRERDSRIKRVIPAILRRTHDYIKQIDFLIGHQSGRVASASLHSEECRETLEKATKEEKK from the coding sequence GTGAAGAAATTTCAGTTCAGGCTGGAAAAAATCAAGAAGCTTCGAGAGGACAGCAAAAGGCAGGCACAGCGGGACTTCGCGCAGGCTAAGCTGGAAGAACTTCAGGAGCAGCGAGTACTCGAGAAACTTGAGGAAGAGGCGAGGCTACGGCGCCTCCGCGAACGGGATTCCCGTATCAAGAGAGTGATCCCCGCGATCCTCAGGAGGACCCACGATTACATCAAGCAAATCGACTTTTTGATAGGTCATCAGAGCGGCAGAGTAGCATCTGCATCCCTGCATTCAGAGGAATGTCGTGAGACGCTCGAGAAGGCAACCAAGGAAGAGAAGAAATT
- a CDS encoding FliI/YscN family ATPase, with protein sequence MTSSFDKYKDALRDCTTLRQQGKVTQVIGLVISSTGPSTSIGELCRIHPNEGGRPILAEVVGFKDRQVMLMPLGEMRGINPGSVVEATGETLSVGVGNDLLGRVLGGLGEPIDGKGAIKSDISRQIYADPPHPLKRKRINAPMLTGVKAIDTFATCGLGQRLGIFAGSGVGKSVMLGMIARHSRADVNVIGLIGERGREVRDFLERDLGEDGLSRSVVVSVTSDQPALIKVKGALVATTIAEHFREQGKNVILMIDSVTRIALALREIGLAVGEPPATKGFTPSVFAFLPKFLERPGLTEKGSVTGLYTVLVEGDDFNEPVSDSVRSILDGHVALSRKLANRNHYPAVDILDSISRVMPDVTDVEHRRIAGRARELIAAYAESEDLISIGAYVKGSHKLTDEAIVKHDDLNALLRQEMSERGDLEKDIDILREIIDREEISVQAGKNQEASRGQQKAGTAGLRAG encoded by the coding sequence ATGACGTCCTCATTTGACAAGTATAAAGACGCCCTCCGAGACTGCACGACGCTCAGGCAGCAAGGAAAGGTCACTCAGGTAATTGGACTCGTAATCTCCTCGACAGGACCATCGACCTCAATCGGTGAACTGTGCAGAATACATCCGAATGAGGGGGGACGTCCGATTCTTGCCGAGGTGGTAGGCTTCAAGGACCGTCAGGTCATGCTTATGCCGCTGGGGGAGATGCGGGGTATCAATCCCGGATCAGTTGTGGAGGCTACTGGAGAAACGCTGAGTGTCGGTGTCGGCAATGACTTGCTGGGACGTGTACTGGGAGGGCTCGGAGAGCCTATTGACGGGAAGGGCGCGATTAAGTCGGATATCAGCCGCCAGATATACGCTGATCCTCCCCATCCTCTCAAGCGCAAAAGAATAAACGCGCCCATGCTAACCGGTGTGAAGGCGATCGATACTTTCGCTACCTGCGGTCTGGGACAAAGACTTGGTATCTTCGCCGGATCTGGTGTCGGTAAAAGCGTGATGCTGGGCATGATAGCAAGACACTCGAGAGCGGATGTAAATGTCATCGGCCTGATAGGCGAACGGGGACGCGAAGTCAGAGACTTTCTGGAACGGGATCTCGGCGAAGATGGACTCAGCCGCTCAGTAGTAGTCAGTGTGACGTCAGATCAACCAGCGCTGATAAAGGTAAAAGGAGCCCTCGTTGCGACAACAATAGCAGAGCACTTCAGAGAGCAGGGTAAGAATGTGATTCTTATGATCGACTCGGTGACGAGGATCGCGCTTGCTCTAAGAGAGATAGGCCTGGCGGTTGGTGAACCGCCTGCAACTAAAGGATTCACTCCGTCGGTTTTCGCATTCCTTCCGAAATTCCTGGAACGTCCGGGATTGACAGAGAAGGGAAGCGTCACTGGACTCTACACTGTGCTCGTCGAAGGCGACGATTTCAACGAGCCTGTGTCAGATTCGGTGAGATCCATTCTTGACGGTCATGTCGCCTTGTCGCGGAAGCTCGCGAACAGAAATCACTATCCAGCAGTAGATATCCTGGATTCGATTTCGCGTGTAATGCCCGATGTAACAGACGTCGAACATAGGCGTATTGCGGGCCGGGCAAGAGAATTGATAGCCGCCTATGCCGAATCCGAGGACCTCATTTCGATCGGAGCATATGTAAAGGGATCCCATAAGCTGACAGATGAAGCCATCGTGAAGCATGACGATTTGAATGCACTCCTCAGACAGGAAATGTCGGAGCGGGGTGATCTGGAAAAAGATATAGACATACTAAGAGAGATAATAGACCGTGAAGAAATTTCAGTTCAGGCTGGAAAAAATCAAGAAGCTTCGAGAGGACAGCAAAAGGCAGGCACAGCGGGACTTCGCGCAGGCTAA
- the fliG gene encoding flagellar motor switch protein FliG: protein MPEKYEDLTNTQKAAIALIAFGTDVSAQVLKDLGDTDLEKITIEIANMRDVPSDIEDMVIQECHDIFMARQYISQGGIDYARDVLEKAVGKNRAMALMNKLESSLITSGFNLLKNIDAKQLVQFIQNEHPQTISLILTQVTPPQAAAILSELPPELQSEVAIRIATMEKISPEVLKQIESTLEAHFATNAVRDLSVSGGAKAIADILNLVETSAEKNILQTLEAENAELAADIKNMMFVFDDIILLDDRSVQRLLKEVETKDLSIALKAASEEVKSKIYTNVSERVSVMIKEEMEYMGPMRLSDVEAAQQKIVESIRRLEEEGQIVISGRGGKEDIVV from the coding sequence ATGCCTGAAAAATACGAAGATTTGACAAATACGCAGAAGGCTGCTATTGCGCTTATCGCGTTCGGTACTGACGTCTCGGCTCAAGTGCTCAAGGACCTGGGTGACACTGATCTCGAGAAAATCACTATTGAGATCGCCAACATGAGAGATGTCCCATCCGATATTGAAGATATGGTGATTCAGGAGTGTCATGACATTTTCATGGCAAGACAGTATATCTCACAAGGTGGCATTGACTATGCCAGAGACGTGCTGGAGAAGGCGGTCGGCAAGAACAGGGCGATGGCTCTCATGAACAAGCTGGAAAGCTCTTTAATCACCTCAGGCTTTAATCTACTCAAGAATATCGATGCGAAACAGTTGGTTCAGTTCATTCAGAATGAACACCCTCAAACGATATCGTTGATATTAACGCAGGTTACACCGCCACAAGCGGCGGCTATTCTATCGGAACTGCCTCCTGAGCTGCAGTCGGAGGTCGCCATTAGAATTGCGACCATGGAGAAAATATCGCCGGAGGTGTTGAAGCAGATAGAGAGCACTCTCGAAGCGCACTTTGCAACAAATGCAGTACGCGATCTTTCGGTGTCTGGGGGAGCAAAAGCAATTGCCGACATTCTGAATCTTGTAGAGACATCCGCAGAGAAGAACATACTCCAGACCCTTGAAGCCGAAAACGCTGAACTTGCCGCCGATATCAAGAATATGATGTTTGTGTTTGACGACATAATCCTCCTTGATGACCGATCTGTTCAGCGATTGCTCAAAGAGGTCGAGACTAAGGATTTGTCAATCGCTTTGAAGGCTGCATCAGAAGAGGTTAAGAGTAAGATATACACGAACGTCTCGGAACGCGTCTCTGTGATGATCAAGGAAGAGATGGAGTACATGGGGCCGATGAGACTCTCCGATGTCGAGGCAGCACAGCAGAAGATTGTAGAAAGCATCCGCAGACTCGAAGAGGAAGGACAAATTGTCATTTCTGGCAGAGGCGGAAAGGAAGATATCGTTGTCTAA
- the fliF gene encoding flagellar M-ring protein FliF produces the protein MEFMKHYYDHFSSIIRSMTGSQMVLMVSVAAGVMVAALFLFGVFKSVTYVTLYSDLDSESVAEVIDRLDELSIKHEIAEGGNTVKVPSGDVYSARMRLAALGLPKSGTVGYSIFDQTNLGMTEFLQKINFRRALEGELARSVMALGNVDAARVHVVIPEDHLFEEDKRPPTASVLLKLSTGSTVTPRQIRGITHLIAASVEGMSPDNISIIDYNGNLLTQTTGTDELASLSGTQLELRKNVEKYLENKAQTLLDNSVGNGKSIVRVTASLNFNQSETTLEQYDPDNLAVRSEERTEESNSDASSNTLDSTSTNTSSTVENSITNYEVNRTVQRVVNSVGNIEKLTVAVLVDGHYETVQGEDGAGVVEYKPRDDEEMNRLTALVKNAVGYDETRNDKIEVVSMQFDSRSLVDDQKSLDDISTRSFYMDVGKKVLMLLAAVFLFFYGKKKIKKLFAAFVQYVPPMPKINPMTPQQESPVSVQPQKMRLVDQMKKTAEDRPDEIAKVIRTIMTD, from the coding sequence ATGGAATTCATGAAGCATTACTACGATCATTTTTCATCTATCATTCGATCTATGACAGGGTCGCAGATGGTCCTGATGGTTTCGGTAGCTGCAGGCGTTATGGTAGCCGCGCTCTTTCTCTTCGGGGTATTCAAGAGCGTCACGTATGTAACTCTCTACTCCGACCTCGATTCAGAGTCGGTGGCTGAAGTTATCGACCGTCTGGATGAGTTAAGTATCAAGCACGAGATAGCTGAAGGCGGTAATACCGTGAAGGTTCCGTCGGGCGATGTTTACAGTGCACGGATGCGGTTGGCCGCTCTCGGGCTTCCCAAGTCGGGTACTGTGGGATATTCCATTTTTGATCAGACCAATCTCGGAATGACCGAATTCCTGCAGAAAATCAACTTCCGGCGTGCGCTTGAGGGTGAGCTTGCAAGATCTGTCATGGCATTGGGCAATGTAGATGCTGCTCGCGTGCATGTTGTAATTCCTGAGGATCATCTTTTTGAGGAAGACAAGCGGCCTCCAACTGCCTCGGTACTGCTGAAACTATCTACAGGCAGCACCGTCACTCCGAGACAGATACGCGGTATCACGCATCTCATAGCCGCATCAGTAGAGGGGATGAGCCCCGACAACATATCGATAATCGATTACAACGGAAACCTGCTGACGCAGACGACAGGCACAGATGAGCTTGCGTCGCTCTCCGGTACTCAGCTCGAACTACGCAAGAATGTCGAAAAATACCTCGAAAACAAAGCGCAGACCCTTCTGGATAATTCTGTTGGAAACGGTAAATCTATAGTGAGAGTGACAGCGTCCCTCAACTTCAATCAGTCAGAAACAACATTGGAGCAATACGATCCTGACAATCTGGCCGTGCGCAGCGAAGAGAGAACGGAAGAAAGCAACAGCGACGCGTCGTCGAACACACTGGATTCCACATCCACAAATACCAGCAGTACCGTTGAGAATTCCATCACAAATTACGAAGTGAACCGAACGGTTCAGCGAGTTGTCAATTCGGTCGGCAATATCGAGAAGCTGACCGTTGCTGTACTCGTAGACGGGCACTATGAGACAGTCCAGGGAGAAGATGGTGCAGGAGTTGTCGAATACAAACCCAGAGATGATGAAGAAATGAACAGGCTCACGGCGCTCGTCAAGAACGCCGTTGGATACGATGAGACGAGAAATGATAAGATAGAAGTTGTGAGTATGCAGTTTGACAGCCGCTCACTTGTGGACGATCAGAAATCGCTTGATGACATTTCTACACGAAGTTTCTACATGGATGTGGGAAAGAAAGTACTGATGCTGCTGGCTGCAGTATTTCTATTCTTCTATGGAAAGAAGAAAATCAAGAAATTGTTCGCGGCATTTGTGCAATATGTACCGCCGATGCCGAAAATCAACCCTATGACTCCACAACAGGAGTCGCCGGTGTCTGTGCAGCCACAAAAAATGCGTCTAGTGGATCAGATGAAAAAAACGGCGGAAGATCGTCCGGATGAGATCGCAAAAGTGATACGTACGATAATGACAGATTAG
- the fliE gene encoding flagellar hook-basal body complex protein FliE, with translation MNPVKLDIASQISGLPVPRRTDDVKPSENESFKSVLKSFVNDVNDLQHKAADVEHKFLTGEISDVHQVMLASEEASIGFELLMEIRNKLVESYKEIIRTPA, from the coding sequence ATGAATCCTGTTAAACTTGACATAGCATCTCAGATCAGCGGTTTACCTGTTCCGAGGCGTACCGATGATGTCAAACCGTCTGAGAATGAGTCATTCAAGAGCGTGCTGAAGTCGTTCGTGAATGATGTCAATGATTTACAGCACAAGGCAGCAGATGTGGAACATAAGTTCCTGACCGGTGAGATCTCAGATGTCCATCAGGTTATGCTGGCGTCTGAGGAAGCCTCCATAGGTTTCGAGCTTTTGATGGAAATTCGCAATAAGTTGGTTGAATCTTACAAAGAGATTATACGAACCCCAGCCTAG
- the flgC gene encoding flagellar basal body rod protein FlgC, giving the protein MSEFFSALKISGSGMAVQRLKLNATAENIANAETTRTPEGGPYRRKNVQIEADDQSMNFSGEFKRARLNLAQTHDKHKPSVRRFSTQNVEVSEAKGRVITNRRPEINMVYDPTHPDADGDGYVAMPDINLVTEMVNMMVASRAFEANVTAVSATKEMVSEAMGI; this is encoded by the coding sequence ATGAGCGAATTCTTCTCTGCACTCAAGATATCAGGTTCCGGCATGGCTGTCCAGCGGCTGAAGCTGAACGCTACCGCAGAAAATATAGCCAACGCGGAGACGACTCGTACTCCTGAGGGGGGACCATACCGCCGCAAGAACGTGCAGATCGAGGCTGATGATCAGTCGATGAACTTCTCCGGAGAATTCAAGAGAGCAAGGCTCAATCTTGCTCAGACTCATGACAAGCACAAACCCAGTGTCAGGAGATTCAGTACGCAGAACGTGGAAGTCTCAGAAGCGAAGGGCAGAGTCATTACGAACCGTCGTCCTGAGATCAATATGGTCTACGATCCGACTCATCCTGACGCCGATGGAGATGGCTACGTAGCGATGCCGGATATCAATCTCGTAACGGAGATGGTCAACATGATGGTCGCATCACGGGCATTCGAGGCCAATGTAACGGCAGTCAGTGCAACCAAGGAAATGGTCTCCGAAGCAATGGGAATATAG
- the flgB gene encoding flagellar basal body rod protein FlgB produces MSNIINKAIIQKTSIPVLKRMLDLSSLRHKLIASNVANVTTPGYKSKSIDFDAELRKALKPEHMKVTTTHPGHIPLRSSKASPPKVKVAEETDESNGVNSVDIDREMGDLAQNQLVYELAAKLAGNKFKALKSAIRGRPL; encoded by the coding sequence ATGAGCAACATAATTAACAAAGCGATTATTCAGAAAACTTCGATCCCGGTGCTCAAGCGCATGCTTGATCTATCTTCCTTAAGACATAAGTTGATAGCATCGAACGTTGCGAATGTCACCACGCCAGGCTACAAATCAAAATCTATCGATTTTGATGCTGAGCTTCGCAAGGCGCTCAAACCGGAGCATATGAAAGTCACCACGACTCACCCGGGGCACATTCCGCTGAGGTCATCGAAGGCATCTCCACCGAAAGTAAAGGTTGCTGAGGAGACTGATGAATCTAATGGTGTCAACTCTGTCGATATCGATCGCGAAATGGGCGATCTGGCTCAGAATCAGCTTGTCTACGAACTGGCAGCCAAACTCGCAGGCAACAAATTCAAAGCTTTGAAATCGGCCATCAGAGGACGTCCACTCTAA
- the rplQ gene encoding 50S ribosomal protein L17, with translation MRHGKKIHKLERPKAHREALISNLAQALITHRRIKTTESKAKALKPVIDKLVSTAKENTVSARRLAAKTIKSKELLKKLFDEIAPEMMDRNSGYSRIMRIGVRQGDGAELVLIELISASHVDDDETAKKGKSKKAKATKKAAPSAKKAKAETAETVEAEPASTESEVQSEEPSSGDEPEGSDKKADS, from the coding sequence ATGCGACATGGGAAGAAGATTCATAAGCTGGAACGGCCAAAAGCTCATCGAGAAGCCCTGATATCGAATCTGGCTCAAGCTTTGATTACACACAGAAGGATCAAAACGACTGAGTCAAAGGCGAAGGCTCTCAAGCCGGTGATCGACAAACTGGTCAGCACGGCCAAAGAGAATACCGTCAGCGCCCGACGACTCGCAGCCAAGACAATCAAGAGCAAAGAACTCCTCAAGAAGCTCTTCGATGAAATCGCCCCCGAAATGATGGACAGAAATTCGGGATACTCCAGGATCATGAGAATCGGAGTTCGGCAGGGTGATGGCGCGGAACTGGTTTTGATCGAACTTATTTCCGCCTCTCACGTCGATGATGATGAAACAGCTAAGAAGGGCAAGAGCAAGAAGGCGAAAGCCACCAAGAAAGCTGCTCCTTCCGCGAAGAAGGCAAAGGCTGAGACAGCAGAGACTGTGGAAGCTGAGCCGGCATCGACGGAGTCTGAAGTTCAGAGTGAGGAACCTTCTTCTGGCGATGAGCCAGAGGGTTCCGACAAGAAGGCTGATTCCTGA
- a CDS encoding DNA-directed RNA polymerase subunit alpha, with translation MKWKNLQMPREVARDEVDTPLFFGRYVMEPLERGFGNTIGNALRRILLSSLQGSAVVSMRIEGIQHEFSSIPGVYEDVTDIVLNVKKLWVSMDSDEMKTITLECDGKGKYSAKDLQCPPEIEIINKDQHLVELTDDTKLRLELDIDTGRSYVLSEQNKRPDAPTGTIFVDSLFSPVVKVNYVVENTRVGQRTDYDRLTMEVSTNGVVTPEDALGYAAKLLKDHLQFFIHTEEEIEVEEEQEEDEETLRIRQLLQTRVDELELSVRSSNCLRAANIQILGDLVRRTESEMLKYRNFGRKSLNELNAILDELGLSFGMDVEKYLESRKKD, from the coding sequence ATGAAATGGAAAAATCTTCAGATGCCGAGAGAGGTCGCCAGGGACGAGGTTGATACCCCGCTGTTTTTCGGTAGATACGTGATGGAGCCGTTGGAGCGCGGCTTTGGAAACACCATTGGCAACGCTCTGAGACGGATCCTGCTCTCCTCGCTGCAAGGGTCGGCTGTTGTCTCGATGCGAATCGAGGGAATTCAGCATGAATTCTCCAGTATCCCCGGAGTCTACGAGGATGTTACTGACATAGTCCTCAATGTGAAGAAGCTCTGGGTGAGCATGGATTCGGATGAGATGAAGACGATCACGCTGGAATGCGACGGCAAGGGCAAGTATTCCGCAAAGGACCTGCAGTGTCCTCCTGAAATCGAGATCATAAACAAAGATCAACATCTTGTTGAGTTAACCGACGACACCAAGCTGAGACTTGAACTCGACATCGACACCGGCCGGAGTTATGTGCTTTCGGAGCAGAATAAACGCCCCGATGCTCCGACAGGGACGATATTTGTCGATTCTCTTTTCTCACCGGTCGTCAAGGTGAACTACGTTGTTGAGAATACACGAGTAGGGCAGAGAACGGATTATGATCGCCTTACGATGGAAGTATCCACCAATGGAGTGGTTACACCTGAGGATGCTCTCGGTTATGCTGCAAAACTGCTCAAAGATCATCTTCAGTTCTTCATCCACACCGAGGAAGAGATTGAAGTCGAAGAAGAACAAGAAGAGGATGAGGAAACTCTGCGAATCAGGCAGCTTCTCCAAACGCGTGTCGACGAACTCGAGCTTTCTGTCAGATCGTCGAACTGCCTCAGGGCCGCCAATATCCAGATCCTGGGCGATCTCGTGCGCCGGACTGAATCCGAGATGCTGAAGTACAGGAATTTCGGACGGAAGTCGCTCAATGAACTTAATGCTATTCTGGATGAGCTCGGGCTTTCGTTTGGAATGGATGTCGAGAAGTATCTCGAATCAAGAAAGAAGGATTAG
- the rpsD gene encoding 30S ribosomal protein S4, translating into MARYTNAVCKLCRREGEKLFLKGSRCSTEKCSYERRGYPPGQHGQNMRRKVSGYGIQLREKQKVRRIYGILEKQFHNYYVKAARAKGITGENLLSFLERRLDNFVYRLGFAPSRNSARQLVSHRHFTVNDRIVDIPSFTLRPGDIVKVREKSKNLDLIHSALRDSDRSVDIPWLRLNKAALEGELLEVPKRADIPVVVSEQLIVELYSK; encoded by the coding sequence ATGGCAAGATATACAAATGCAGTTTGCAAACTGTGCAGGCGTGAAGGAGAGAAGCTCTTTCTGAAGGGAAGCCGGTGCAGTACTGAGAAATGTTCCTATGAGCGCAGGGGCTATCCACCGGGACAGCATGGGCAGAACATGAGACGAAAAGTCTCCGGGTATGGAATCCAATTGCGCGAAAAGCAGAAAGTCCGTAGGATCTATGGCATCCTGGAGAAGCAGTTCCACAACTACTATGTCAAGGCAGCCCGGGCGAAAGGAATCACGGGTGAAAACCTGCTTTCTTTTCTCGAGAGACGTTTGGATAACTTCGTCTATCGGCTCGGTTTCGCACCGTCGCGAAACTCGGCAAGGCAGTTGGTCAGTCACCGTCATTTTACGGTTAATGACCGAATCGTCGATATCCCGTCCTTCACATTGCGTCCAGGAGACATTGTCAAGGTCCGCGAGAAGAGCAAGAATCTCGATCTAATCCATTCTGCTCTGAGAGATTCAGACCGCTCAGTGGATATTCCATGGCTGCGTCTCAACAAGGCCGCACTCGAGGGTGAATTGCTTGAAGTCCCGAAACGTGCCGACATTCCAGTCGTCGTTTCAGAACAGCTCATTGTGGAGCTCTACTCCAAGTAG
- the rpsK gene encoding 30S ribosomal protein S11, translated as MADPKRKRLKKKPKRAEAVGVAHIQATFNNTIVCITDTTGKVLSWSSAGKAGFKGSKKSTPFAAQLAANTTAKEAMDLGVRKVEVWVKGPGSGREAAIRSLQASGLDITFIKDVTPIPHNGCRPPKRRRV; from the coding sequence GTGGCAGATCCAAAACGCAAACGTCTGAAGAAGAAACCAAAGCGCGCCGAGGCAGTCGGTGTGGCTCATATTCAGGCGACATTCAATAATACGATTGTCTGCATTACCGACACAACCGGGAAGGTTCTTTCTTGGTCGTCCGCGGGCAAAGCCGGTTTCAAGGGCTCCAAGAAGAGCACACCATTTGCCGCTCAATTGGCGGCCAATACGACTGCGAAGGAAGCCATGGATCTCGGCGTAAGGAAAGTCGAAGTATGGGTGAAGGGTCCCGGATCGGGCAGAGAGGCCGCTATTCGCTCTCTGCAGGCTTCCGGCCTGGACATAACGTTCATCAAGGATGTTACTCCGATTCCGCACAACGGCTGTCGTCCACCCAAGCGCAGGCGCGTATAG
- the rpsM gene encoding 30S ribosomal protein S13, with protein sequence MARIAGVDLPREKRIEVALTYIYGIGPASAKSILKATRLSPDLRVHSLTDEDVNRLRGVIETEHKVEGALRSEIAMNIKRLIDIGSYRGLRHRRGLPMRGQRTKTNARTRKGPKKTVGGKKKAPAIK encoded by the coding sequence GTGGCTCGCATTGCAGGCGTCGATCTGCCGAGAGAGAAACGGATCGAAGTCGCGCTGACCTACATTTACGGTATCGGCCCGGCTTCCGCAAAGAGCATTTTGAAGGCGACCCGTCTCAGCCCTGATTTGCGCGTACATTCGCTGACCGACGAAGATGTCAACAGGCTGCGCGGTGTGATAGAGACCGAACACAAGGTCGAGGGTGCCCTGAGAAGTGAGATCGCTATGAACATCAAGCGTCTCATCGATATCGGATCGTACAGAGGTTTACGTCACCGCAGGGGTCTTCCGATGAGAGGCCAGCGTACGAAAACCAACGCACGCACACGTAAGGGTCCTAAGAAGACTGTGGGTGGAAAGAAGAAAGCCCCCGCAATCAAGTAG
- the rpmJ gene encoding 50S ribosomal protein L36 has translation MKVRSSVKKRCEHCKIIRRRGVVRVICKNPRHKQRQG, from the coding sequence ATGAAAGTTCGCTCATCAGTGAAGAAACGTTGTGAACACTGCAAGATCATCCGCAGACGCGGAGTCGTTAGGGTGATCTGCAAGAACCCGCGCCACAAACAGAGGCAGGGTTAA
- the infA gene encoding translation initiation factor IF-1, with product MAKQETIQVEGKVIEPLPNAMFKVELENGHKVLAHISGKMRMHYIKILPGDRVTVELSPYDLNRGRITYRYK from the coding sequence ATGGCAAAACAGGAAACAATTCAGGTTGAAGGCAAGGTAATCGAACCTCTGCCGAATGCGATGTTCAAGGTTGAACTCGAAAACGGCCATAAGGTTCTTGCGCACATATCGGGGAAAATGAGAATGCACTATATCAAGATCCTTCCAGGTGACAGAGTGACCGTAGAGCTTTCACCTTACGATCTAAATCGAGGAAGAATCACTTATCGCTATAAGTAG
- the map gene encoding type I methionyl aminopeptidase, translated as MIELKTEAEIEKMRVAAQIVARALDLIGEQIRPGITTGELDEIADGFIRSKGAVPAFLGYQDYPKSICVSIDDEVVHGIPSRKRVIRKGQIVSVDIGSLIDGFNGDSARTFAVGDIPEESRRLLDVTSQSLRDGIAKARAGNRLGDISNAVQVRAEGAGFSVVRDLVGHGIGRAMHEEPQIPNYGSPGTGVLLKAGMVLAIEPMVNAGGYNVKTKPDGWTIVTADGSLSAHFEHTIAVTEAEPEVLTE; from the coding sequence ATGATAGAGCTGAAGACAGAGGCAGAGATTGAGAAAATGCGCGTTGCGGCCCAAATTGTCGCCAGAGCGCTAGACTTGATAGGAGAACAGATAAGGCCGGGAATCACTACAGGGGAACTTGACGAGATAGCTGACGGTTTCATCCGTTCGAAGGGAGCGGTGCCGGCATTTCTCGGTTACCAGGATTACCCGAAGTCGATTTGTGTGTCTATCGATGACGAAGTTGTTCACGGGATTCCATCGCGGAAGCGAGTGATCAGAAAGGGACAGATAGTGTCGGTCGATATTGGCAGCTTAATCGACGGTTTCAATGGTGATTCAGCAAGAACGTTTGCTGTAGGTGACATTCCCGAAGAGTCTCGCAGGCTCCTCGACGTGACTTCTCAGTCGCTGAGAGATGGGATTGCGAAGGCTCGCGCAGGTAACAGGCTTGGAGACATATCGAACGCAGTGCAGGTGAGAGCGGAAGGCGCAGGTTTCAGCGTTGTGAGGGATCTCGTTGGACACGGGATCGGACGCGCAATGCACGAGGAACCTCAAATTCCCAATTACGGGTCTCCCGGCACGGGCGTCCTGCTCAAAGCCGGAATGGTACTTGCGATTGAGCCGATGGTCAATGCAGGAGGTTACAACGTCAAGACCAAGCCGGATGGATGGACAATTGTCACTGCAGACGGTTCGTTGTCGGCTCATTTTGAGCACACGATTGCCGTAACAGAGGCCGAACCGGAGGTTCTGACAGAGTAG
- a CDS encoding adenylate kinase → MLVIMLGPPGSGKGTQAAKLASSKDMVHLSTGDILRKAVKDGTELGLKAKTYMDAGDLVPDNLILGLIKERLESDRSNFLFDGFPRTIPQAEGLDGMLGSIKSKIDMVLDLAVSDGEVVNRLSGRYFCPSCQATYNYPNKLPRKEGICDKCNVDLAKRKDDSKEVVINRLKVYKEQTEPLQNYYKKQSVLKSVDGERAIDEIFADLASLVDSANG, encoded by the coding sequence ATGTTGGTCATTATGCTGGGTCCTCCGGGCTCTGGAAAAGGTACGCAGGCTGCGAAGCTCGCAAGTTCCAAGGACATGGTCCACCTATCAACCGGTGATATTCTTCGCAAGGCAGTTAAGGATGGGACAGAACTTGGCCTTAAGGCTAAGACCTATATGGATGCGGGTGATCTCGTACCTGATAACCTGATTCTGGGATTGATCAAGGAGCGCCTTGAAAGCGATAGATCGAATTTCCTTTTTGACGGATTTCCCCGGACAATCCCACAGGCCGAAGGGCTTGATGGGATGCTCGGAAGCATCAAGTCCAAAATCGACATGGTGCTCGACTTGGCAGTGTCGGATGGAGAGGTTGTTAACCGGCTTTCCGGGAGATACTTCTGTCCGTCTTGTCAGGCGACGTACAACTATCCGAACAAGCTCCCCAGGAAAGAGGGCATCTGCGACAAGTGCAATGTCGACTTGGCCAAGCGCAAGGATGATTCGAAAGAAGTTGTGATAAATCGACTGAAAGTTTACAAGGAGCAGACTGAACCGCTGCAGAATTACTATAAGAAGCAAAGTGTGCTTAAGAGTGTTGACGGCGAACGCGCGATTGATGAGATATTCGCGGACCTCGCATCACTTGTGGATTCTGCAAACGGCTAG